The sequence CAATGAATTCCGACAATTCTACTCCAGTACAGCGCAAAGTCTCCATGACATCATATCTTCTAACTCCACGTTAAGTAGTTATTTGTCGCCAGTTTACGATAGTACTTACATTCCATTGTCGGAGATTATACAACAAGGCATTCGAATAAACATACTCTTCACACCAGTGAGGACCACACGGCAAGTGCTCTGTCTAGCTTTGCATCGTGGGGTCGTGTATCCAGCCTACCAGTGGATCGTGACCAGCAATACATTCGAGGATATTGCTCAAAACGTGAACTTTGTGTTCAACAATCAAGTCTATAACTGTTCCGAGACAGAAATGCGACAAACTGCTCTCAATAGAGTCTCCTTTATAAATTACCGACTCTCCCATATTAACGAATCAGCTCCTTCAACATATTCCAAGCGCTCCTTCAAAGAATACGATGCATTATTTCGGAACAGACTTCAAGAGCATAATTTACAGAACAATGCCAACATAACGTATTCTGTTTGGACCACTTATTTCTACGATACCCTCTGGGCATGGGCAGTAGTTTTGGACAGAGTCGCCATTAGAGAGCCTAATATGGACCTCACCCAGTTTCGGTATGGGAACACTTCGTTATCTAAATTGGTGCTCGAGGAATTCTACGGTCTAGACTTTGAGGGGGTGTCAGGAAGGATAAAGTTTAATAATGACTCGGGATTTCTGAATAGAGTTATATCTGTGTTTCAAGCAAAAGATGGTAATGTGACAGAAATTGCTTACTTTGATGGTGTGCACTTCATAGTTAAAGAAGACCTAGATGCCATAGAGGGGGAATTTCCGGATAAAAACTTCAATATTGGCCCCGGTGTGTTTGCGGCTCTTTTCATTGTGACTGTTCTAGAGCTGGTGATATTAATAACACTCCATGTGCTTACGATAAAATATCGATTCTCTCAATCTGTAAAAGCCTCGAGCCCCAAGCTCAGTCTGCTAACCTTTATTGGGTGCTATCTCATTATATTCACACTATTCCTCTACATGTTCAGGAGTTATCTCTTGTTAGATGATTATACCACAGTTTTTCTCTGCAACTTAACCTGGGCATGGTTGCTTCCCATCTCCTTCACGCTGGCATACGGAACAGTGGCTGTTAGAACATGGAGACTGCATCGAATCTTCACACACTATCTCAATCCAGGACGCTTCATTGCTGACCACTACCTCATGGCCTTTGTATTCATCTTGCTGGGTGTTGATGTTCTATTTGGTACTTTGTGGATGGCCATCGACCCACAGCAACTGGCCGTGAAGAATGTTACTCAAGACGTTACAAATTTTGTGGTTCGGACATGCAGGGACAATTCGTATTGGTCTTATGCATTGGTATTTGGATACAGGGGAGTATTGATTGTCATTGTTCTGGTGCTGGCATTTCTGACTCGGAATATTCAGAACCAGTCATTCAGAACTAAAACGCTGCGTGTCCTGGTTTATCTCTCCAGTCTTACCTTGGCGGTTGGGTTTGTGCTCTTCTACTTGTTCCTATTCTATGGTCCTCCGTTATCCCACGGACCTACTGTATTTTTAAATCTCACTTTCCATGGAGTCCTGCTCCTGTTCATAACGCTGATTTGCCTGCCTCCCCTCATACCAAAGCTGCGTGAAGAATTCTATAAAAAGTTTCCACACTTGATCAAGACCCGTGAAGTTGATTTTGAAATCGAAACTGACTCTGAGAGCTGTGTGATGGAGGGTTCTAGTCGATTTTACATATGAATTTTTTATGGTGTGTTTTTTGTGTATGCACGCTTATTGCTTATTCATTTACTGTTGTTCATTTATACTGTGTAATAATTTCattgctgctataattatactcttcaCTCCAGATAATCTTTACTGGCCAAAATCAATTGACAATTTTGCGCATGTGCTTTACTCAGATACAGCAAAAGTACCTAATCTTGAGCTGGGATGCATATGCCTTGTCACTGTGTTTGCTTTTCGTGCGGCTCAGTGCATGTTACTGGCTCCATTGTACTATTATAGGCCACTTTCTTCATATTCCATGCAAGAGAACAGTACAAGATCTGATCAACAAACGGCAATGTTGACTCATGCTACTCTAAACAGTGATTATCCTCTACTGTTATGAACAACCATATTAAACTCACTTTCAACATGGGACTGCACTATACAACACATTAATTAGTGCTGTCAGgcattgcacatgcacaaccTCACACtaatcagtgcatgcatgcatgtgaatgcATATACATACCAAgagttcctaatgaactcttgtacATATACTGATAGGTGACCTGGTCGTGATGAATATAATGTCGTACATGCAAGGAAGTTATTTCTTTACGGGTAGATCTAAGGTAGCCACACCTATATACCAGAGTCTGGCATGCAGAGAAATAATtaggcctatatatacatgtatattattgtGGGTGACAACTACAAGCTTGTGTATATAGTCTAGCTTGTTACGCTAGATAATTAGTATACAAGCTCATGATCATAATTCAGATGGCTATATTGTACAAGTACTTGTTGCTAGCATTCTGCTTGCTAGCAACGCTCTGGCTGCAGCTGGGAGCAAGAACCAAACTCTGTACATCCTAACACTACTGCCCTATCCTTATATCAACCCACTGTTTGATCCCTCTTGGGTTGAAGGACCTCAAGTTTCTCTGGCTCTGGAAATTGCTAAAGAAGAGATCAATAATCAACTTGCAATTCTACCAGGCTATCAAATAGAACTGATTGGTGGTGACTGTGGATGTGAGTATGTGGACAGGGCTTACGAAGCAATAGGAAGCACTACATACTATCCTGGTGTATCCAAGATGCCAATCGGTATAATTGGTCCAGGCTGCTCGAGCTCATCTCTTTTAGTCTCTTTATTGACCAATCGAGAGGCTTTATCtcttgtaaatgttcatggggGTGGCAGTCCATTATTGTCTGACAGAACCAACCTCCCCTACTCACTTGGTACCCTTGGATCTGCAGAAGCATTTGCGAATGTAACCATCGAACTAATGCGTGCAAATAACTGGCATAGAATAGGAATACTGTTCAACGAATTCCGACAATTCTACTCCAGTACAGCGCAAACTCTCCATGACATCATATCTTCTAACGCCACATTAA comes from Halichondria panicea chromosome 3, odHalPani1.1, whole genome shotgun sequence and encodes:
- the LOC135333414 gene encoding gamma-aminobutyric acid type B receptor subunit 1-like, giving the protein MAIVQVLVASILLASNALAAAGSKNQTLYILTLLPYPYINPLFDPSWSEGPQVSLALEIAKEDINNQNAILPGYQIELIGGDCGCEYVDRAYEAIGSTAYYPGVSKMPIGIIGPGCSSSSLSVSSLTNREALSFVTVHGGGSPLLSDRINLPYSLGTLGSAEAFANVTIELMRANNWHRIGILFNEFRQFYSSTAQSLHDIISSNSTLSSYLSPVYDSTYIPLSEIIQQGIRINILFTPVRTTRQVLCLALHRGVVYPAYQWIVTSNTFEDIAQNVNFVFNNQVYNCSETEMRQTALNRVSFINYRLSHINESAPSTYSKRSFKEYDALFRNRLQEHNLQNNANITYSVWTTYFYDTLWAWAVVLDRVAIREPNMDLTQFRYGNTSLSKLVLEEFYGLDFEGVSGRIKFNNDSGFLNRVISVFQAKDGNVTEIAYFDGVHFIVKEDLDAIEGEFPDKNFNIGPGVFAALFIVTVLELVILITLHVLTIKYRFSQSVKASSPKLSLLTFIGCYLIIFTLFLYMFRSYLLLDDYTTVFLCNLTWAWLLPISFTLAYGTVAVRTWRLHRIFTHYLNPGRFIADHYLMAFVFILLGVDVLFGTLWMAIDPQQLAVKNVTQDVTNFVVRTCRDNSYWSYALVFGYRGVLIVIVLVLAFLTRNIQNQSFRTKTLRVLVYLSSLTLAVGFVLFYLFLFYGPPLSHGPTVFLNLTFHGVLLLFITLICLPPLIPKLREEFYKKFPHLIKTREVDFEIETDSESCVMEGSSRFYI